Proteins encoded within one genomic window of Lysinibacillus sphaericus:
- a CDS encoding quinone oxidoreductase family protein, translating to MKALVFETFGGPEVLQYQEVADPILTDNEVLVRTKAVGLNFADIYRRKGNYHLAGQPPFILGYEGAGVVEKVGANIHNIQVGDRIAFADVPFANAELVAVPHDKVMLLPVEISFETAAAILLQGLTAQYLVTDSYAIQPGDTVLIHAAAGGVGQNLIQMAKLKGANVIGLTSSTEKAQVAYAIGADHIFLYKEQWVQHVKDTTDGQGVHVVYESVGSTLQDSLEATKIGGTVVFFGMSGGDPVAVDPRLLMDTSKTLTGGDLWNVLTSFEERKIRSQQLFDWIIDGKIKISEPTIFALEDGAQAHTLLESRKSIGKILLQP from the coding sequence ATGAAAGCATTAGTTTTTGAAACATTTGGTGGACCAGAAGTATTACAATATCAAGAAGTAGCTGATCCTATTCTGACAGATAACGAAGTTTTAGTACGAACAAAGGCCGTTGGGTTAAATTTTGCTGATATTTATCGACGGAAAGGCAATTATCATTTAGCAGGTCAGCCACCATTTATTTTAGGCTATGAAGGGGCTGGTGTCGTTGAAAAAGTCGGTGCAAATATACACAATATCCAAGTAGGCGACCGCATTGCATTTGCGGACGTACCCTTTGCGAATGCTGAATTAGTGGCAGTGCCACATGATAAAGTGATGTTATTACCAGTTGAAATATCTTTTGAAACGGCAGCTGCCATATTATTACAAGGGTTAACGGCACAATATTTAGTGACAGATAGCTATGCGATTCAACCAGGTGATACGGTCTTAATTCACGCAGCGGCAGGTGGTGTTGGTCAAAACTTAATCCAAATGGCTAAGTTAAAAGGGGCTAACGTCATTGGTCTCACATCTTCAACAGAAAAAGCGCAAGTAGCATACGCCATCGGGGCGGACCATATCTTTTTATATAAAGAGCAATGGGTGCAACATGTGAAGGATACTACTGATGGTCAAGGGGTTCATGTTGTGTACGAATCGGTAGGCTCTACACTGCAAGATAGTTTAGAGGCAACAAAAATCGGTGGAACAGTGGTGTTTTTTGGCATGTCAGGGGGAGATCCTGTGGCGGTGGATCCTCGTCTGTTAATGGATACTTCGAAAACGTTAACGGGGGGAGACCTTTGGAATGTACTGACTTCCTTTGAGGAAAGAAAAATACGTTCACAACAACTGTTCGACTGGATTATAGATGGTAAGATAAAAATTTCTGAGCCGACTATTTTTGCTCTTGAAGACGGTGCTCAGGCACATACTTTACTGGAAAGTCGCAAAAGTATCGGTAAGATATTATTACAACCTTAA
- a CDS encoding NUDIX hydrolase — MFLDKLKHQLQQNQSLFIGEETAFRSAVLIPLVQVDDKWHILFEVRSLTMRKQPGDISFPGGRIDATDASPLAAALRETHEELGIDPTTVHVVGPLSPYITSSSFVTYPFVAIIDTNQIIHEYNKDEVEEVLTVPIDWLLNYEPYMHLVSVEPMPSIDFPFDKIVNGAQYKWRTRSMEEWFFDYEQYTIWGLTARILKHFIELIK, encoded by the coding sequence ATGTTTCTAGATAAATTGAAGCATCAGTTACAGCAAAATCAATCGCTATTTATTGGAGAAGAGACTGCTTTTCGTTCGGCCGTTTTAATTCCATTAGTACAAGTGGATGACAAGTGGCATATTCTTTTTGAAGTACGGTCATTGACAATGAGAAAGCAACCAGGAGATATTAGTTTTCCAGGTGGGCGAATTGATGCCACAGATGCATCTCCATTAGCTGCAGCGTTACGGGAAACGCATGAAGAGTTAGGCATCGATCCAACAACGGTACATGTTGTAGGACCATTAAGTCCATATATTACATCTTCTTCATTTGTAACGTACCCATTTGTAGCGATTATTGATACCAATCAAATTATTCATGAATACAACAAAGACGAAGTGGAAGAAGTATTGACCGTACCAATTGACTGGTTATTAAACTATGAGCCATATATGCATTTAGTATCGGTTGAACCAATGCCTTCAATCGATTTTCCATTTGATAAAATTGTTAATGGTGCGCAGTATAAATGGCGAACGCGGTCAATGGAAGAATGGTTTTTTGATTATGAGCAATACACGATTTGGGGTTTAACCGCCCGAATTTTAAAACACTTTATAGAACTGATAAAATAG
- a CDS encoding class I SAM-dependent methyltransferase: MIVIQKSKYLEFLSKFGVGGAHPGGMALTKQLLKNENITKHSQILDVGCGTGQTAAYLASHYKANVTGIDNNAIMVEKAQSRMAKHSLPVQIIKGSVEQLPLAKQQFDFIIAESVLSFVNKHKALNEIYRLLKFGGQLIAIEFTIQQELDDVSAEEIKQFYGFDLLFTKKDWVTLFKQTGFQTIHIRKNKSFSSAPEFHYSQQIEPELYKVMEQNIEMNVKYDGVLDYRIYYCTK; the protein is encoded by the coding sequence GTGATCGTTATTCAAAAATCCAAATATCTCGAATTTTTATCTAAATTTGGCGTTGGCGGGGCACATCCTGGGGGCATGGCGTTAACAAAGCAACTTTTGAAAAATGAGAACATTACCAAACACTCTCAAATACTAGATGTAGGCTGTGGTACAGGCCAAACCGCCGCCTACTTAGCATCTCATTATAAAGCAAATGTTACGGGCATTGATAACAATGCCATTATGGTTGAGAAGGCTCAAAGCAGAATGGCAAAACACTCCCTACCAGTTCAAATTATTAAAGGTTCCGTTGAACAACTACCTTTAGCTAAACAACAATTCGATTTCATAATTGCGGAATCTGTTCTGTCCTTTGTCAACAAGCACAAAGCGCTCAACGAAATTTATCGTTTATTGAAATTTGGTGGTCAGCTAATTGCGATTGAATTTACGATACAACAAGAACTTGACGACGTGAGTGCGGAGGAAATCAAACAATTTTATGGCTTTGATCTGTTGTTCACGAAAAAAGATTGGGTAACACTATTTAAACAAACTGGTTTTCAGACGATTCACATTCGCAAAAATAAATCTTTTTCTTCAGCGCCTGAATTTCACTACTCACAGCAGATTGAGCCTGAATTGTACAAAGTCATGGAGCAAAACATTGAGATGAATGTAAAATACGATGGGGTATTGGACTATCGAATTTATTATTGTACGAAGTAA
- a CDS encoding pentapeptide repeat-containing protein, with the protein MLILRGVDFIGADLRDANLCGANLSTAMFLMQINSAIGNHQTKLPFYLRMPSHWHTAP; encoded by the coding sequence ATGCTGATTTTAAGAGGCGTGGACTTTATCGGTGCCGATTTACGTGATGCTAACTTGTGCGGAGCGAACCTTTCCACTGCGATGTTTTTAATGCAAATCAATTCGGCAATCGGTAATCACCAAACAAAACTACCATTTTATTTGCGTATGCCTTCGCATTGGCATACTGCACCATAA
- a CDS encoding FTR1 family iron permease, translating to MKHFLTRCSIIVCLLLALAVPVQAAESYSHLYISISDALMNTKQDKQAEATRALEQFATDWATVNSQQTEAKEKVDQILEQAVKASSKEERLTALSALSNALRALEKLENPVDEAEQRADFGLKMKPIMTAFEQALASGDITTIDAAYKEFNMKWNKNERPVREQSIAMYGQIETQMAFLRITISSEQPDVTLMQSQFAELKKTIEDFVAGNETAQIVAGEYSLASLIAYIDEANDLIDDGDYKAASDKIREFITIWPSVEIEISTRNGNLYTKIESDMPIIVSDLLKTQVDEKAIKSKLNQFRTEIELIQGNADYSIWDSALILLREGLEALLIILALVSFLNKSGQTSLRKWIYIGALAGVVLSAVAAVLMSTIFHSATVDTNREIMEGYVGLVAAAMMIGVGIWLHSKSNVASWNRYISKQMGNAISSGSVFAMAAVSFLSVFREGAETLVFYAGIAPKMATSQFILGIVLALVILAVIAIVLFKASGKIAIHKLFAVATVLIYVLAFKIIGVSLHTLQLRDSVPTTIVDGLPVISLIGFYPTLETMIGQAILLVLVVATIIYKKKQAK from the coding sequence GTGAAGCACTTTTTAACGCGCTGTAGCATTATAGTATGCTTATTATTGGCACTTGCGGTACCAGTACAAGCAGCAGAATCTTATAGTCACTTGTACATTTCCATTAGTGACGCTCTGATGAATACGAAGCAAGACAAGCAAGCTGAAGCAACGCGTGCACTTGAACAATTTGCAACGGACTGGGCGACTGTAAATTCACAACAAACTGAAGCAAAAGAAAAGGTTGATCAAATACTTGAGCAAGCTGTAAAGGCTTCTTCAAAAGAAGAGCGTTTAACTGCATTGTCGGCTCTATCGAATGCATTACGTGCATTAGAAAAGCTCGAAAATCCAGTAGATGAAGCGGAGCAACGAGCTGACTTTGGTCTAAAAATGAAACCGATTATGACTGCCTTTGAGCAAGCGTTAGCAAGTGGTGATATAACAACGATTGACGCTGCGTACAAAGAGTTTAATATGAAATGGAATAAAAATGAAAGACCAGTACGTGAACAAAGTATTGCAATGTACGGTCAAATTGAAACACAAATGGCTTTTTTACGTATTACAATTTCTTCAGAACAGCCTGATGTAACATTAATGCAATCACAATTTGCAGAACTAAAGAAAACGATTGAAGATTTTGTAGCAGGTAACGAAACAGCACAAATTGTAGCAGGTGAATATTCTTTAGCGTCTTTAATTGCGTATATAGATGAAGCTAACGATTTGATAGACGATGGTGACTACAAGGCAGCATCTGATAAAATACGTGAATTTATTACGATTTGGCCAAGTGTAGAGATTGAAATTTCAACACGCAACGGTAATCTCTATACTAAAATAGAAAGTGATATGCCGATTATAGTAAGTGACTTATTAAAGACTCAGGTCGATGAAAAGGCCATTAAAAGTAAACTTAATCAGTTCCGTACCGAAATTGAATTAATACAAGGTAATGCCGATTATTCCATTTGGGATTCAGCACTTATTTTGTTGCGTGAGGGCTTAGAGGCATTATTGATTATCCTTGCATTAGTGTCATTTTTAAATAAATCAGGACAAACATCGTTACGTAAATGGATTTATATCGGGGCTTTAGCTGGGGTAGTATTATCGGCTGTAGCGGCAGTATTAATGTCAACGATCTTTCATTCAGCAACGGTCGATACAAACCGAGAAATAATGGAAGGTTATGTCGGTCTTGTAGCTGCTGCAATGATGATAGGAGTCGGGATATGGCTTCATAGTAAGTCCAACGTTGCGAGCTGGAATCGTTATATTTCAAAACAAATGGGCAATGCTATTTCAAGTGGTTCCGTATTTGCGATGGCTGCTGTCAGCTTTTTATCGGTGTTCCGAGAAGGAGCAGAAACACTCGTGTTCTATGCGGGAATTGCACCAAAAATGGCGACCTCTCAATTTATACTCGGTATTGTTTTGGCGCTTGTCATCTTAGCTGTTATCGCAATCGTCTTATTCAAAGCGAGTGGTAAAATTGCCATTCATAAGCTTTTTGCGGTGGCAACTGTGTTAATTTATGTGTTAGCATTTAAAATCATCGGTGTCAGCTTGCATACATTACAACTACGAGATAGTGTACCAACGACTATTGTGGATGGCCTGCCAGTCATTAGCTTAATTGGCTTCTATCCAACACTAGAAACAATGATAGGGCAAGCGATTTTACTTGTGCTAGTAGTAGCAACTATTATCTATAAAAAGAAACAAGCAAAGTAG
- the efeO gene encoding iron uptake system protein EfeO codes for MKNKSLLSVLVAGGIIMAGCGNTEGTKKEEKPATEQAAQTATVDLTTELSAYQQFALEQMDHFLLDTEKFVNLFKAGDMEGAKAAYAPARMYFERSEPIAESFGDLDPRIDGRLADIEEEGKGKEEWTGYHKLEYALWVENTTKGYEAVADQLLADAKELHALVQTVEVTPDLMITGAVDLLNEVSTSKITGEEEIYSHTDLYDFKANIEGAEKIFEILRPKLEAKDKELVAALDEKFKAVDDLLALHATADGGYISYEDLTEENTKALAAAVNQLGEPLSQMGIILE; via the coding sequence ATGAAAAACAAATCATTATTATCAGTGTTAGTTGCAGGTGGCATAATTATGGCGGGCTGTGGCAATACAGAAGGCACAAAAAAAGAAGAGAAACCAGCAACGGAGCAAGCAGCACAAACGGCAACGGTAGATTTGACTACTGAACTATCAGCCTATCAACAATTTGCATTAGAACAGATGGATCATTTCTTGCTAGATACAGAAAAGTTCGTCAACCTGTTTAAAGCGGGTGATATGGAAGGTGCAAAAGCAGCGTATGCGCCAGCACGTATGTACTTCGAGCGTTCTGAACCAATTGCAGAAAGCTTTGGTGACCTTGATCCACGTATTGATGGCCGTTTAGCCGATATTGAAGAAGAAGGTAAAGGGAAAGAAGAGTGGACTGGCTACCATAAGCTTGAATATGCACTTTGGGTAGAAAATACAACAAAGGGCTATGAGGCAGTGGCAGATCAGCTACTAGCAGACGCTAAAGAATTACATGCACTTGTTCAAACAGTAGAAGTAACACCTGATTTAATGATTACAGGTGCAGTTGATTTATTGAATGAAGTATCTACTTCAAAAATTACGGGTGAAGAAGAAATTTATTCACATACAGACCTCTATGATTTTAAAGCGAATATTGAAGGGGCAGAAAAAATCTTTGAAATTCTTCGACCAAAATTAGAAGCAAAAGACAAAGAGTTAGTTGCAGCGTTAGATGAAAAATTTAAAGCAGTGGATGACTTATTAGCACTACATGCAACAGCTGATGGCGGTTATATTTCTTACGAAGATTTAACAGAAGAAAATACAAAAGCATTAGCAGCAGCAGTGAACCAACTAGGTGAGCCATTAAGTCAAATGGGCATTATTTTGGAGTGA
- a CDS encoding pentapeptide repeat-containing protein — MHEQLETLLTLSKLEATALVVLDIPSIRQPVNNLLLETSAQIRNKLVFNTVSKKNAPHHRGANWIGKNLKGKDLTATDLRGAYLIAANLQNADFKRRGLYRCRFT, encoded by the coding sequence TTGCATGAACAATTAGAGACATTACTAACTCTTTCTAAATTAGAGGCAACAGCATTAGTGGTTCTAGATATTCCTTCAATCCGACAACCTGTCAACAACCTATTATTAGAAACCAGTGCACAAATTCGCAATAAGCTTGTATTCAACACTGTAAGTAAAAAAAATGCGCCTCACCATAGAGGGGCTAATTGGATTGGAAAAAATTTAAAGGGGAAAGATTTAACAGCAACAGACTTGCGCGGTGCCTATTTAATTGCGGCAAACCTGCAAAATGCTGATTTTAAGAGGCGTGGACTTTATCGGTGCCGATTTACGTGA
- a CDS encoding MFS transporter, whose product MESTRHKLWTKDFLVVSLINFTITLIFYLLMVTIAGYAVEQFDASTSTAGLVSSIFIIGTLFGRLGTGRIISDLGSKKTLFIGLLLFMLSTMSYFIALNLPLLMMNRLMQGIALGVASTATGTIIAQILPPERRGEGIGYYSLSAILATAIGPFIGILLTQLFEDYRMIFAVDSVLAVVCFMMYFMVTVPDAPKNPKIMAEKAGFKLSSFIELRALPIAFVALVIGFAYSGVMSFMTFYAKELHLVTAGSYFFIVYALVILATRPFTGKILDARGANIIIYPCLILFAMGMYAFSTATSTVVFLIAAAFIGIGYGNFNSVAQAIAIKVTPHERLGLATSTYFILYDLGLGVGPYFLGLFAPTIGYSAIFLSMVAVIFLSIVLYYVLYGKYEKVKQVNI is encoded by the coding sequence GTGGAATCAACAAGACATAAATTATGGACAAAAGACTTTTTAGTTGTTTCTTTAATTAATTTTACGATTACGTTAATTTTTTATTTATTAATGGTGACAATAGCTGGCTATGCAGTGGAGCAATTTGACGCTTCAACAAGTACTGCTGGTCTAGTGTCAAGTATTTTTATTATCGGGACACTATTTGGACGACTTGGCACAGGACGAATTATCAGTGATCTAGGCAGTAAAAAAACATTATTCATTGGCTTATTATTATTTATGCTATCGACTATGTCTTATTTTATTGCTTTAAATCTTCCTTTACTGATGATGAATCGTTTAATGCAGGGGATTGCGCTCGGTGTAGCGAGTACGGCTACAGGTACGATTATTGCACAAATTTTACCACCAGAGCGACGAGGTGAAGGGATTGGCTATTACAGCTTAAGTGCGATTTTAGCAACTGCAATAGGTCCGTTTATCGGTATATTATTAACGCAGTTGTTTGAAGATTATCGTATGATTTTTGCGGTCGATTCGGTTTTAGCAGTAGTTTGCTTCATGATGTATTTTATGGTGACCGTGCCAGATGCGCCAAAAAATCCAAAGATAATGGCGGAGAAAGCGGGCTTCAAGCTATCCAGCTTTATTGAATTGCGTGCACTGCCTATCGCCTTTGTAGCTCTTGTTATTGGCTTTGCTTATTCAGGTGTGATGTCGTTTATGACATTTTACGCAAAAGAGCTTCATTTGGTCACAGCAGGCAGTTACTTCTTTATCGTTTATGCCCTTGTTATTTTAGCAACTCGTCCATTTACAGGGAAAATACTTGATGCAAGAGGCGCGAATATTATTATTTATCCGTGTCTAATCTTGTTTGCGATGGGCATGTATGCATTTAGTACAGCGACAAGCACTGTTGTATTTTTAATAGCTGCGGCTTTTATTGGTATTGGTTATGGTAATTTTAACTCAGTAGCCCAAGCAATAGCTATTAAGGTTACACCACATGAGCGTTTAGGGCTCGCCACTTCAACGTATTTTATTTTGTACGATTTAGGATTAGGTGTAGGGCCTTATTTCTTAGGGCTTTTTGCACCGACGATTGGTTACAGCGCTATATTTTTATCGATGGTAGCGGTAATTTTCCTTTCAATCGTGCTCTATTATGTCTTATATGGGAAATATGAAAAAGTAAAACAAGTCAATATTTAG
- the efeB gene encoding iron uptake transporter deferrochelatase/peroxidase subunit — protein MTTSNDEKWINKKISRRDMLKLTGMGVAGIAIGASGFGGVMKAMGYDMFEPVADSTTAKNKVNFYGKHQSGINTPVQKHIYFASLTVLVTSKEELQELFKKWTPLVVRLMNGELMVDLTTNTRVPTGDTGEAEGLDASNLSITFGLGPSLFDKLGMAHLKPAELADLPHFPKDQLQKEYTGGDLCIQACADDPQVAFHAVRNLVRAASGKVEIKWSQAGFNSFPAEGGTPRNLFAFKDGTVNPSIKDEQDLNKVVWVDKGWLKGGSYLVARKIQMHLETWDRTSLKDQEATFGRYRDSGAPFGKTKEFDDFDVEAKDNKGEYIMPDTSHVHLARKSGARILRRSYSYASGVMSNTGAHDAGLLFISFQKDPAQFTTVQNSLGRMDKMNEYITHRGSAVFACFPGVQKGSYLGEALFNAL, from the coding sequence ATGACAACGTCTAATGATGAAAAATGGATAAATAAAAAAATATCTCGCCGTGACATGTTAAAACTAACAGGCATGGGCGTGGCTGGCATTGCGATAGGTGCTTCTGGCTTTGGTGGTGTAATGAAAGCGATGGGTTACGATATGTTTGAACCTGTCGCTGATAGCACAACAGCAAAAAATAAAGTTAATTTCTATGGTAAACATCAGTCTGGCATTAATACACCCGTTCAAAAACATATATATTTTGCTTCTTTAACGGTTTTAGTGACATCAAAAGAGGAGCTACAAGAGTTGTTCAAGAAATGGACACCTCTTGTTGTTCGTTTAATGAATGGTGAATTAATGGTAGATTTAACAACAAATACTAGAGTTCCAACGGGTGATACCGGAGAAGCAGAAGGCTTAGATGCTTCGAATTTATCCATAACGTTTGGTTTAGGTCCTTCACTGTTCGATAAGCTTGGCATGGCACATTTAAAACCAGCCGAATTAGCGGACTTACCACATTTTCCGAAAGACCAACTACAAAAGGAATATACAGGTGGAGATCTTTGCATTCAAGCCTGTGCAGACGATCCACAAGTGGCGTTCCATGCTGTACGCAATTTAGTACGCGCTGCTTCTGGCAAAGTGGAGATTAAATGGTCCCAAGCGGGCTTTAACTCATTCCCTGCTGAAGGGGGGACACCTCGAAATTTATTTGCATTCAAGGACGGTACAGTCAACCCTTCTATTAAAGATGAACAAGACTTAAACAAAGTAGTATGGGTCGATAAAGGGTGGCTTAAGGGTGGCTCCTATTTAGTGGCTCGAAAAATCCAAATGCATCTTGAAACATGGGATCGTACATCGTTAAAGGATCAAGAAGCAACGTTTGGGCGTTATCGCGATAGTGGTGCGCCATTTGGTAAAACGAAGGAATTCGATGATTTTGATGTAGAAGCAAAAGATAACAAGGGCGAGTATATTATGCCCGATACATCGCATGTCCATTTAGCACGTAAATCAGGTGCTCGCATACTACGTCGCTCTTATTCTTACGCATCAGGCGTCATGTCGAATACAGGAGCGCACGATGCAGGGCTCCTATTTATCTCTTTCCAAAAAGATCCGGCGCAGTTTACAACAGTACAAAACAGTCTAGGACGAATGGACAAAATGAATGAATATATTACTCATCGAGGCAGTGCCGTTTTTGCTTGCTTCCCTGGAGTACAAAAAGGGAGTTATTTAGGTGAAGCACTTTTTAACGCGCTGTAG
- a CDS encoding MarR family winged helix-turn-helix transcriptional regulator encodes MTIEQQFFNEYRLMYRPFTNQLNMQLEHFQLYSSQWAVLRFLIDKGPHSLVEIASFMSIEKPSVTRLVQKLVELGYVETVAGKDKREKVVQLTPFGENIVQEVQEHLKPFLEKALAGVAKQDIETATRVLATICMNIHQ; translated from the coding sequence ATGACGATTGAACAGCAGTTTTTTAATGAGTATCGCTTAATGTACCGACCGTTTACTAACCAACTCAATATGCAACTGGAACACTTTCAACTTTATAGTTCACAGTGGGCAGTATTGCGTTTTTTAATTGATAAAGGGCCACATTCGCTCGTTGAAATTGCGAGCTTTATGTCAATTGAAAAGCCGAGCGTAACGAGGCTTGTACAAAAGCTTGTAGAACTTGGCTATGTGGAGACAGTGGCAGGCAAAGATAAGCGAGAAAAAGTGGTACAATTAACGCCATTTGGAGAAAACATCGTGCAAGAAGTGCAGGAGCACTTAAAACCATTTTTAGAAAAAGCACTAGCAGGTGTGGCGAAACAGGATATTGAAACGGCTACTCGGGTTTTAGCGACCATATGTATGAATATTCATCAGTAG
- a CDS encoding NAD(P)/FAD-dependent oxidoreductase — protein MQDLYDVTIIGGGPAGLYSAFYSGLRGLKTKLIESQEQLGGKVLLYPEKLIWDIGGHPPILGEQFVKQLIAQAKTFKPTMLTSTKVDFIERQGDLFVIHTAQGEKHYSKTVLLAVGGGIINPQKLTLEGAEKYEMSNLHYTVQSYKRFVNKDIIISGGGNAALDWAVELSPIAKNVTIVYRKDTLSAHEATIQEALDVGVQIECNTTITKLSANPDKTAIQFITCENSRTNQSYTRQIDEVIVSHGYNREASLTFDEAIAIPKKDDYYFEGKATGETAQPGIFAAGDILSFEGKIHLLLGTFQDAANAVNSIKTYLEPTAHRHAVVSSHNEVFKEKNRSIIENSLSK, from the coding sequence GTGCAAGATTTATATGATGTAACGATTATTGGCGGTGGACCTGCAGGTTTATATAGCGCCTTTTATAGTGGATTAAGAGGCTTAAAAACAAAATTAATCGAAAGCCAAGAACAGCTAGGTGGAAAGGTGTTACTTTATCCTGAAAAGTTAATATGGGATATAGGCGGTCACCCGCCCATTTTAGGCGAACAATTTGTCAAACAATTAATTGCGCAAGCCAAAACATTTAAACCAACAATGCTAACAAGCACAAAGGTTGACTTTATCGAACGTCAAGGAGATTTATTTGTAATACATACAGCACAGGGAGAAAAACATTATTCGAAAACCGTTCTGTTAGCTGTTGGTGGTGGTATTATTAATCCGCAAAAACTGACGTTAGAAGGTGCTGAAAAATACGAAATGTCCAACCTACACTATACAGTCCAGTCTTATAAACGCTTTGTAAATAAAGATATTATTATTTCGGGAGGCGGAAATGCGGCACTCGACTGGGCAGTAGAACTTAGCCCGATTGCCAAAAACGTAACGATTGTCTACCGTAAGGACACGCTTTCAGCACACGAAGCAACCATACAAGAGGCGCTAGATGTTGGTGTACAAATCGAATGTAATACAACCATTACAAAACTATCTGCCAATCCAGATAAAACAGCGATTCAATTCATTACATGTGAAAATTCTCGGACCAACCAAAGCTATACACGCCAAATTGATGAAGTCATTGTAAGTCACGGTTATAATCGCGAAGCATCGCTCACATTTGATGAAGCCATTGCCATTCCTAAAAAAGATGACTATTATTTTGAAGGAAAAGCAACTGGCGAAACAGCACAACCCGGAATTTTTGCAGCAGGTGATATTTTATCGTTTGAAGGGAAAATTCATCTTCTACTTGGCACATTTCAAGATGCAGCAAACGCCGTTAACTCCATTAAAACGTACTTGGAACCAACGGCTCATCGACATGCAGTAGTATCCTCTCATAACGAAGTATTTAAAGAAAAAAATCGCTCGATTATCGAAAACAGCTTATCGAAATAA